The genomic interval TAGAATAACACCCGTTAGTATATATTGGCCCCCATAACAATTTTTTTGTCATAATTCATATTAAAATAACTGTTTTTGAAAAAACTATGCTCTACATTTCAATACATATAATTTAAGGAGAGGAAATTATAATGAAAAATTTTAAAAAACCTTTAAGTGTTATTGCTATGATGTCTATGTTAACTAGTTGTGAACTCATTGCTGACTCTATTTCTAATCAAAATGAAATCTCATCACTAAAAACTCTAACAACAGTAGCTACAAATCAAGAAATAACAAACAAACATGACATTTCACTAGAAAACTTAACAAACAAAATAAAACAAGCTATCCAAAACATAGATACCAATAACCCATCTACAAACGAAATTATTGAAATATTCAAAAATTTTTCTATTGTTAAATTTGAACCTAATAACAAAAGAAACGAAATAGGCACTCACTTCAAAAAAACAGCAGAAGGATTAACAGTTCTTAAAAATGAATTAAAAGAAAAAATTAACAATAATGATAATATCATTACAAACATTGAAAATGTAATAAATGCTATAAAAAAATTAGCTGAAACTACTGATAATAACAATATTGAAATTGGAGCAATTAATAATACAGGTACCAAAGCTGCAATTATTTCTAACAAAAAGAACGTTGAGGATATCATTAGCAAAATAAAAGATATAATCAAAATTGCAGAAGAAGCCCAAATAAACATTGAAGCAAAAACTAATAATAATATTACTGGCAATAATATTACCTCAATTGCTGCCATTAATGGTGGTGCCGGTGCCGATCTTAAAGGCGGAGGTGCTAACGAAGAAGACGTTTCCAAACTTATTGATATAATATCTCAAATTGACGCACTAGCAATGCTTAACAAAATAGCACATGCTACAACAAACGTTAATAACGGTTATATTAACGAAACCAATAACGATGCTGGTCAATTAATCGTTGGTAGAACTCTTAATACTAATGGTGTCGGTGCAAAAAGTAACGCTGACTTTGCTGCTGCTATTGCACTAAAAGCTATGAGTAAAGACGGTAAATTCGCTGGACATAAAAATGGTAATAACACTGAATATGCAAAAAATATTCAAAAAGCTGCAGCTACTGCCATTAGCAAGGTAGTAACCGCAATCGATACAATTATTATAGATATATTAAACGCTGAACTTAATAAAATTAAAACTAAATCTTAAATAAAGATAAAATTATCTAAAAAGCGCTAATATATAATAACAAATATTTATTTTAGCGCTTTTATCTAAAGCTTTTAAAAATAAATATTGAATATCTTAAGACCAATTTCACAATACCAACTAAAACCCAAATTAATTAGTAAAATTCCAAATACTATTAAAACTTAATCTAATACATCTTCAACAAAAAAAATATTGATTTTGACATAAAATTATCATTTATAATATGAACTTAAAAAGAAAAGAAAGGTTACTCTTCATTTAAAAGAGTTTATTTAAAGATTAATGTCAATAAAATTCCTACACATATAGTAATAATTGTTCCTAACATCCAATTATGCACTTTTAATGTACTCCTAAACTCCATTTTATTAATTTCTATGTCTTTTCTTACATTATCTATCTTATTATCTAAATCCTTAATATCTGATTTTAGATTTGACTCTACTTTTTCTAGTTTAAGATTAAATGTATTTTCTAAATACTCAATATCCTTATACGTTAACTCATTCCTATAGTACCTATAAGATAAATCAATAGCAATATCTCTATCAATTCCTGCTTTAATCTGCTGAAACTGCAAATCAATATGTTAAAGAATTAGCAAAAGAGTATAACCATAGTTTATAAAATATAAATATGGTTATACTCTTTGCAAGAATCATAAATAATGCTAATCTATCAAATTAAATAAAACTTAATATTAAAAAGTAAAAAATAGATAAATAGCCTATTTACTTTAAACAACAAATAGGAATCTAGGTCATATTATATGACCTAGATTCCTTTATTCTCATAAAACTTAAAATTACTTAATTTTATCTATTAGAGATATAATCTTATCAGACACCCCTTGAATTCCTGGTATCTCAACTGTAATAAGATTTTTATATCTTTCACTAATATAACTTATCAATCTTTTACTGTCAGAATCAATACCTTCTTTCTTTGCTTTATAAGCTACTATAATAGCATCTACACTCTTTTTCCAAGTTAATCTTTGTAATTGAATCTCTTCAAGTTTTGATTTAATTTCTCTTAAATCATCAAGACTTAATTGATCTAATTTGTCTTTATTCTTATCTAACTTACTAATTACTCTCTCAAAGTTAAATTGAAGATATACTATTCCAGAATCCATTATATCTATAAGCCATGTACCTTTATTTTGACCATCTGTTCCTATCTTGTTAAGAATTTCTGCAAATTCCTTTATCCTTTCTTTATCGTATAATAAAGATGAATAAAATAATCTTCTTAAATCCTTATTCAAATCATCATCTAATGCCTTATTAGTAACCCCATCTGTTACTGCTTTAAACACTACTTCCTTCATACCATATTGACTTTCATCTTCAACTTCTTTCTTATCTGAATTTATTAGTCCCATACCAATATTAACATCTTTTTTAATGGCAGCTATTAATTCCTCTTTCTCATCTTTGATTACAGGACCTGCTTCTACTACCTCTTCAACAGGAGCTTTATTAACCTCTTCTGAAAAATCACCATTACTAATAATATTTTTTATTCTTTCATCTCCCTGAACACCATTGTCAACCGCTCCTACCGCATCTCTGGTTTCCCCTTTATCCAATAATTTAGAATTTACATCACATGATACTAATCCTATAATTAATAATATAAATATAAATAATTTTTTTCTCATAAACACTCTCCTTTCTTAATTAAGAATCATTATTAATTTAAAATATATACCATTTAGTCTAAAATACAAATTACTTACAGCAAAATTATTTATTTTTTCTTCATCCTTACTCTTAAGTATACATATCCCCTCTATGACTCTTTGAAAGAAAGATAAAATCTTATCATTATTGATTAATAATTCTGCTCAAACTTTCTAACAATAAATTAACATTGTAATTCTTAACCAATTATTAATTTTTATGTAGTCTATCTCTATATTTTAATTAGTAGCATGTTTATACACAGCAACTAGTGTATTCAATAATGTTAGCAAAAGTTGTTACCCTAGTGTAGTGATTTTCATTCAAATTGATAATATATCAATCCTTTTGCCCTATACAAATTAATTTAATTGAAAATCCATAACTATATAATAAAGATCTTTACAATTCAAAAAACACCTTTCAAATTTAGTTATGTCATTTATTTATATATTCTTAGGAAGACATAACTAAATTTGAAAGAACTCACTTAAATAAAATAATTTTTAAAAAAGGTCTTCCTTAAAAGGAAGACCCTCCATTCCAAACAGCAATATAAACCCGACTTTTTCTACCATCAAAGACTATCTAAAGCAGCTCTTACTGCATCAATGGGATCCTTTATATTTTTCTTTTCTCCAATTGCTCCATTTAACTTTATAACAGCAGATTCTAATTGACTTAAAGCATTTCTTGCATAGCGTTGTGAATCCCTAGATAATTGTAATAATAACCCATTGCTAACCTCTCTGAAAAAGTAACGACCACCTTTACGTGCTTCATTTTCTAACCTTTTAGTAATAGCTTCTGTTAAAGTTTCTCCAGCTTTATTAAAGAAAAATTCTGAAGATTTTAGTTCACTTATTGTACTAACAACTTGACTCATCAGTCTTTCAATATCAAGACTTATCTTTAATTGATTTTGCAATCGATTTAGTTTACTAATCTTTTCTAGATTCCCCTTATAATCCTCACTCCTCAAAGATCTTACTTCAGTCTGAATTTTAGACATTATACTATGAAAATCAACTTCTAATTGTTCATATTCATTTTTAAGTTTATGTGCATCCTCAATTAATTTTGAGGATGATATAGAACGCTCTTTAAGAAGATTTTTTACTTTTTCAATCTCTACTTGTGCTTTCTTCTCCTCATCAGTCCTTGCGACTAAATCCTCTTTTTTTATCTCTATTTTTTCTTCTTGAGAATACATCCTAATCGCTGAATTATTATCATTAACAGGCTTCTCAAAAACCTCATTATTCAATCCACCAACAGGAACTACTGGAACAGCCTGCACAACTTGTTGTACTCCTTTTTCAATCCTTTTAACAATACCTACTTGTTTTTCTTTATCCTCTTGATTTTCTTCTATAGATTTTAAATTTTCTACCTTGTTATTTTCTTCTAAAAACTTTTCTCTTGCTTTGCCTAGCAATTCATTTAAAGCATTTATATCACATGATAGAAAACACAATAGTATCAACATACATATTACCAAAATGTTCTTCTTCATATTTCCCTCCGGGGATGTCAATTTATTTAATTATCAAATCTCTACATTGAAATACAATAATTATTGGTAAATATATACATTTTATTTTAAATTTCAAATAAATTAATTAAATTAATACAAATTATCGATATGACATGCTTATAAGGTCTTAAATAACTATTTAAATAAATAAAACTTATACAATACAACGAAAATATAAAAAAACAAGTTTAACATAACTGTTATAATTAGTTACATACAATTTAAACTGTTAAAATAAACAATTAACATTGACCTTTAACTGCCAAAGAATTTTACTTATATACTAAGCAAAACTAATCTCATGCAA from Borrelia coriaceae carries:
- a CDS encoding variable large family protein; its protein translation is MKNFKKPLSVIAMMSMLTSCELIADSISNQNEISSLKTLTTVATNQEITNKHDISLENLTNKIKQAIQNIDTNNPSTNEIIEIFKNFSIVKFEPNNKRNEIGTHFKKTAEGLTVLKNELKEKINNNDNIITNIENVINAIKKLAETTDNNNIEIGAINNTGTKAAIISNKKNVEDIISKIKDIIKIAEEAQINIEAKTNNNITGNNITSIAAINGGAGADLKGGGANEEDVSKLIDIISQIDALAMLNKIAHATTNVNNGYINETNNDAGQLIVGRTLNTNGVGAKSNADFAAAIALKAMSKDGKFAGHKNGNNTEYAKNIQKAAATAISKVVTAIDTIIIDILNAELNKIKTKS
- the bdr gene encoding Bdr family repetitive protein, coding for MDLQFQQIKAGIDRDIAIDLSYRYYRNELTYKDIEYLENTFNLKLEKVESNLKSDIKDLDNKIDNVRKDIEINKMEFRSTLKVHNWMLGTIITICVGILLTLIFK
- a CDS encoding complement regulator-acquiring protein, which produces MRKKLFIFILLIIGLVSCDVNSKLLDKGETRDAVGAVDNGVQGDERIKNIISNGDFSEEVNKAPVEEVVEAGPVIKDEKEELIAAIKKDVNIGMGLINSDKKEVEDESQYGMKEVVFKAVTDGVTNKALDDDLNKDLRRLFYSSLLYDKERIKEFAEILNKIGTDGQNKGTWLIDIMDSGIVYLQFNFERVISKLDKNKDKLDQLSLDDLREIKSKLEEIQLQRLTWKKSVDAIIVAYKAKKEGIDSDSKRLISYISERYKNLITVEIPGIQGVSDKIISLIDKIK
- a CDS encoding P12 family lipoprotein — translated: MKKNILVICMLILLCFLSCDINALNELLGKAREKFLEENNKVENLKSIEENQEDKEKQVGIVKRIEKGVQQVVQAVPVVPVGGLNNEVFEKPVNDNNSAIRMYSQEEKIEIKKEDLVARTDEEKKAQVEIEKVKNLLKERSISSSKLIEDAHKLKNEYEQLEVDFHSIMSKIQTEVRSLRSEDYKGNLEKISKLNRLQNQLKISLDIERLMSQVVSTISELKSSEFFFNKAGETLTEAITKRLENEARKGGRYFFREVSNGLLLQLSRDSQRYARNALSQLESAVIKLNGAIGEKKNIKDPIDAVRAALDSL